In Agelaius phoeniceus isolate bAgePho1 chromosome 18, bAgePho1.hap1, whole genome shotgun sequence, one genomic interval encodes:
- the LOC129128622 gene encoding LOW QUALITY PROTEIN: uncharacterized protein LOC129128622 (The sequence of the model RefSeq protein was modified relative to this genomic sequence to represent the inferred CDS: inserted 1 base in 1 codon) has product MAWLPPPSASPQNSLVGDGPLQSLATVWAWSWNSVSHRTPLVRTWSWWDHTVAWAPPLLMVLXHSSGSLVQATLTQQPPEMSAKVRETGDIVRITCSGLSSSYPYAGWFQQKVPGSGPVTVIYDNDKRPSGIPSRFSGSKSGNTGTLTITGVQAEDEAVYFCGNADSSSGSYGNSYELSSVSANTGDTTRTTTSGGSSNYGWYQQKVPGSGPVTLIYESTKRPSGIPSRFSGSKSGSTATLTITGVQAEDEAVYYCGGWDSSSGSWFGSLVQAAVTQQPPEITAKVGDTVGITCSGSSSSYGSDPVTVIYYNDKRPSDIPSQFSGSRSDSTGSLVQAATVTQPPEMSANVTDCQDHLLWG; this is encoded by the exons ATGGCATGGCTGCCACCTCCCTCGGCCTCACCTCAGAACTCCCTGGTCGGTGATGGGCCGCTTCAGTCCCTGGCCACAGTCTGGGCATGGTCATGGAATTCCGTGAGCCACAGGACACCTCT TGTGAGGACATGGAGCTGGTGGGATCACACTGTGGCCTGGGCCCCTCCTCTCCTCATGGTGC ACCACAGCTCAG gTTCCCTGGTACAGGCAACACTGACTCAGCAGCCACCTGAGATGTCAGCCAAGGTGAGAGAGACTGGAGATATTGTCAGGATCACCTGCTCTGGGCTTAGCAGTAGCTATCCTTATGCTGGCTGGTTCCAGCAGAAGGTCCCTGGCAGTGGCCCTGTCACTGTGATCTATGATAATGACAAGAGACCCTCGGGCATCCCTTCGCGATTCTCCGGATCCAAGTCCGGCAACACGGGCACGTTAACCATCACTGGGGTCCAAGCCGAGGACGAGGCTGTCTATTTCTGTGGTAatgctgacagcagcagtggcagctatG GAAACAGTTATGAATTATCCTCAGTGTCAGCCAACACGGGAGACACCACCAGGACCACCACCTCTGGTGGAAGCAGCAACTATGGCTGGTACCAGCAGAAGGTCCCTGGCAGTGGCCCTGTCACTCTGATCTATGAGAGCACCAAGAGACCCTCGGGCATCCCTTCGCGATTCTCCGGATCCAAGTCTGGCTCCACGGCCACGTTAACCATCACTGGGGTCCAAGCCGAGGACGAGGCTGTCTATTACTGTGgtggctgggacagcagcagtggcagttGGTTTG gTTCCCTGGTCCAGGCAGCAGTGACTCAGCAGCCACCCGAGATTACGGCCAAGGTGGGAGACACGGTCGGGATCACCTGCTCTGGTAGCAGCAGCAGCTATGGCAGTGACCCTGTCACTGTGATCTACTACAATGACAAGAGACCCTCAGACATTCCTTCACAATTCTCCGGATCCAGATCCGACTCCACAG gTTCCCTGGTTCAGGCAGCAACAGTGACTCAGCCACCCGAGATGTCAGCAAACGTGACAGACTGTCAGGATCACCTGCTCTGGGGCTAG